A region from the Anaerobacillus sp. CMMVII genome encodes:
- the rpoD gene encoding RNA polymerase sigma factor RpoD: protein MAEKPLRPVAEGEMSIDQVKEQLVELGKKRGVLSYAEITEKLSGFEQDSDQMDEFFEYLGDQGIEVLNESDDIPNIQEVAKEEEEFDLNDLSVPPGIKINDPVRMYLKEIGRVPLLSAENEIELAKKIETGDEEAKRRLAEANLRLVVSIAKRYVGRGMLFLDLIQEGNMGLIKAVEKFDYEKGYKFSTYATWWIRQAITRAIADQARTIRIPVHMVETINKLIRVQRQLLQDLGREPTPEEVSAEMDLTPEKVREILKIAQEPVSLETPIGEEDDSHLGDFIEDQEALAPSDAAAYELLKEQLEDVLDTLTDREENVLRLRFGLDDGRTRTLEEVGKVFGVTRERIRQIEAKALRKLRHPSRSKRLKDFLE from the coding sequence ATGGCAGAGAAACCACTTCGCCCAGTGGCAGAAGGAGAAATGTCAATCGATCAAGTTAAGGAACAATTAGTAGAGCTCGGAAAAAAACGAGGTGTACTATCATATGCCGAAATAACAGAAAAACTATCTGGTTTTGAGCAAGATTCAGATCAAATGGACGAGTTCTTTGAATATCTAGGTGACCAAGGTATTGAGGTATTAAATGAGTCAGATGATATCCCAAACATTCAAGAGGTAGCAAAAGAGGAAGAAGAATTTGATTTAAACGACCTAAGTGTTCCGCCAGGAATTAAAATTAATGACCCTGTTCGTATGTACCTTAAGGAAATTGGTCGTGTTCCTTTACTATCAGCAGAAAATGAAATTGAACTTGCCAAAAAAATTGAAACGGGTGACGAAGAAGCAAAGCGTCGTTTAGCCGAAGCAAACTTACGATTAGTTGTAAGTATTGCTAAACGTTATGTTGGTAGAGGTATGTTATTCCTAGATTTAATTCAAGAAGGGAATATGGGTTTAATTAAAGCTGTTGAAAAGTTTGACTATGAAAAAGGCTATAAGTTTAGTACGTATGCAACTTGGTGGATTCGTCAAGCAATTACAAGAGCTATTGCCGACCAAGCAAGAACGATTCGAATACCTGTTCACATGGTTGAAACAATTAATAAGTTAATCCGTGTTCAACGACAGTTACTCCAAGATTTAGGGCGAGAACCGACACCGGAAGAAGTTTCAGCTGAAATGGACTTAACACCGGAAAAAGTTCGTGAAATCTTAAAAATTGCTCAAGAGCCGGTTTCTTTAGAAACACCTATTGGTGAAGAGGATGATTCTCATCTTGGCGACTTTATTGAAGACCAAGAAGCATTAGCGCCTTCAGATGCTGCGGCTTATGAACTATTAAAAGAGCAGCTAGAGGATGTTTTAGACACGTTAACTGATCGTGAAGAGAATGTCTTACGTCTACGATTTGGGCTTGATGACGGACGTACACGCACTCTAGAAGAGGTAGGGAAAGTTTTTGGTGTCACTCGTGAACGTATTCGCCAAATTGAAGCTAAGGCGTTACGTAAACTTCGCCATCCTAGTAGAAGCAAACGCCTTAAAGACTTCTTAGAATAA
- a CDS encoding Nif3-like dinuclear metal center hexameric protein: MTKLANGQTIIQAFESWSPKSLAVEGDKIGLQIGTLNKPIKKVMVVLDLLDTVVDEAIKEEVDLIIAHHPIIFRPLKAIQTDRPYGKIVEKLIKHDIAVYAAHTNLDVAKGGVNDLMAQRLGLEKTEVLAQTSEIQLKKLVVFVPTEAANTVREALANAGAGHIGNYSHCTFNSEGTGTFKPEETANPYIGEANKLEFVQETKVETIFPANLQNKVVSSLKKAHPYEEVAYDIYPLDNKGEQLGLGRIGLLKEEMSLKDFALIVKQAFEVEGLRVVGNLNDRVRKVAVLGGDGNKYVPTALFKGADVLVTGDVYYHVAHDAMMDGLNIIDPGHNVEKIMKEAVKNYLEAFFVEKNYDTKVIFSTLNTDPFTFL; this comes from the coding sequence ATGACCAAATTAGCAAATGGCCAGACAATCATACAGGCTTTTGAAAGCTGGTCACCAAAATCTTTGGCAGTTGAAGGCGATAAGATTGGACTGCAAATTGGTACGTTAAATAAACCGATTAAAAAGGTTATGGTAGTCCTAGATTTACTAGATACGGTAGTTGATGAGGCGATTAAAGAAGAGGTCGATTTAATAATTGCTCACCACCCAATTATTTTTCGTCCATTAAAGGCGATACAAACTGATCGCCCTTACGGTAAGATCGTTGAAAAATTAATCAAACATGATATCGCTGTTTATGCTGCTCATACGAACCTGGATGTAGCTAAGGGCGGAGTTAATGATTTAATGGCTCAAAGGCTTGGGTTAGAAAAAACAGAGGTATTAGCTCAAACCTCAGAAATTCAGCTAAAAAAATTAGTTGTTTTTGTACCTACTGAAGCTGCTAACACTGTCAGAGAAGCTCTTGCTAATGCTGGAGCTGGGCACATCGGAAACTATAGTCATTGTACGTTCAATTCAGAGGGAACTGGAACGTTTAAACCGGAAGAAACAGCCAATCCTTATATCGGAGAGGCTAATAAGCTTGAATTTGTTCAAGAAACAAAAGTTGAGACTATTTTTCCTGCTAATCTGCAAAATAAAGTAGTTTCAAGCTTAAAAAAAGCACATCCTTATGAAGAAGTTGCTTATGATATTTATCCGTTAGACAACAAAGGAGAACAGCTAGGGTTAGGGCGAATTGGACTACTTAAAGAGGAGATGTCCTTAAAGGACTTTGCCTTAATTGTAAAACAAGCATTTGAGGTCGAAGGTTTAAGAGTAGTAGGTAACCTAAATGACCGTGTAAGGAAAGTAGCTGTATTAGGTGGGGATGGTAATAAATATGTTCCTACCGCTCTATTTAAGGGTGCTGACGTCCTTGTGACGGGTGATGTCTATTACCATGTTGCCCATGATGCGATGATGGACGGTTTAAATATCATCGATCCCGGACATAACGTTGAAAAAATTATGAAAGAAGCCGTAAAAAACTACCTAGAAGCTTTCTTTGTAGAAAAAAATTATGATACAAAGGTTATCTTCTCTACATTAAATACAGACCCTTTTACATTTTTATAG
- a CDS encoding toprim domain-containing protein encodes MRKKNEAVLFEGYVDVIAAWEAGVRNGVATLGTAITEEQAKLIRRNAETVIVCYDSDKAGLKATYRAIQILEANNCYVKVAKLPEGYDPDDYIQKHGSEKFRIEVIGANQTTMAFKMNYLRKGRNLQNEGERMQYIEAVLTEITSLSKPIERDHYVRQLAEEFSLSLDALKQELYRLDKSNNRKSINQAKQEAPKFKSNFATKKRLLPAFHNAERMLLAFMMKDVNIASQVQAKIGGNFNIDEYQSIVAYLYSYYAEGNEPNSSQFIQKLPDEKLARIAAEIAMMTVSEELSEQELNDYFKQITNYPRILEIEHKEKERKEAESREDHGLAAKIGMEIIQMKKELKH; translated from the coding sequence ATGAGAAAGAAAAACGAGGCAGTTTTATTTGAAGGTTATGTAGATGTTATTGCTGCATGGGAGGCTGGCGTCCGTAATGGGGTCGCAACCTTAGGAACGGCAATTACAGAAGAACAAGCAAAACTAATTAGAAGAAATGCTGAAACTGTAATTGTCTGTTATGACTCGGATAAAGCCGGACTGAAGGCAACCTATCGAGCCATTCAAATCCTTGAAGCGAACAATTGCTATGTCAAAGTTGCAAAGTTACCTGAGGGCTATGATCCTGACGATTATATTCAAAAACACGGTTCTGAGAAATTTCGAATTGAAGTTATTGGTGCTAATCAGACGACAATGGCTTTTAAAATGAATTACTTACGAAAAGGAAGAAATCTACAAAATGAAGGGGAAAGAATGCAATACATAGAAGCTGTTCTAACAGAAATTACATCACTTTCAAAACCGATTGAAAGAGATCATTATGTTAGGCAACTTGCAGAAGAATTCTCCCTTTCCTTGGATGCCTTGAAACAAGAACTGTATCGCCTTGATAAATCAAATAATCGTAAAAGTATAAACCAAGCAAAACAGGAAGCACCGAAGTTCAAATCAAATTTTGCTACAAAAAAACGTCTCCTACCTGCATTTCATAATGCAGAGCGAATGCTTTTGGCTTTTATGATGAAAGATGTCAACATTGCAAGTCAAGTGCAAGCGAAAATCGGTGGGAATTTTAATATTGATGAGTACCAATCAATAGTGGCCTATCTTTATTCATATTATGCTGAAGGAAATGAGCCGAACTCTAGTCAATTTATCCAAAAATTACCGGATGAAAAACTAGCTAGAATTGCTGCGGAAATTGCGATGATGACAGTAAGTGAAGAATTGTCGGAGCAAGAATTGAATGATTATTTTAAGCAAATCACAAACTATCCAAGAATCCTGGAAATTGAACATAAAGAAAAAGAACGAAAAGAAGCAGAGAGCAGGGAAGACCATGGTCTTGCCGCAAAGATTGGTATGGAAATTATTCAGATGAAAAAGGAATTAAAGCACTAA
- a CDS encoding cytochrome c, which yields MRGKPLYGYAAIAVVGLALMLVLSFIGVNQKDARLALEGEGEQPPQGPVDTTDPMALGEQAYKATCIGCHGASFESPMANLIGLGDRYSKEEVIAIINEGIPGTSMPGGLVKDAGEVEALAEYLLEATK from the coding sequence ATGAGAGGAAAACCTTTATACGGATATGCTGCAATCGCAGTGGTCGGTTTAGCCCTAATGTTAGTTTTATCCTTTATAGGTGTAAACCAAAAGGATGCAAGATTAGCTTTAGAAGGAGAAGGTGAGCAACCACCACAAGGACCGGTTGATACGACAGATCCAATGGCATTAGGTGAACAAGCTTATAAAGCGACATGTATTGGGTGCCATGGTGCGAGTTTTGAAAGTCCAATGGCTAACCTAATTGGATTAGGAGACAGATATTCAAAAGAAGAAGTAATTGCAATTATTAATGAAGGCATTCCAGGAACAAGTATGCCAGGTGGTTTAGTTAAAGATGCTGGTGAAGTAGAGGCTCTTGCAGAATACTTACTAGAAGCAACAAAGTAA
- a CDS encoding YaiI/YqxD family protein has product MRNCEQTVYVDADACPVKEEIVSICRKYKKTVVFVASYAHSLDRLEGSTIVMVDSRMEEVDLYIINHCKRGDIVVTQDHGLASLLLPKGIKVISPRGKQFLNEDIDELLLARYLGKMQRRAGMKTKGPTKFTKEDNLKFVEKFEKILSNVEGI; this is encoded by the coding sequence ATGCGCAATTGTGAACAGACCGTTTATGTAGATGCTGATGCTTGTCCAGTAAAAGAAGAGATTGTGTCGATTTGTCGAAAATATAAAAAAACTGTTGTTTTTGTCGCTTCTTATGCACATTCACTTGATCGTTTAGAAGGTTCTACCATTGTGATGGTGGATTCTCGTATGGAAGAGGTAGATCTTTATATCATTAATCATTGTAAACGCGGTGATATAGTTGTAACTCAGGACCATGGTTTGGCCTCCTTGTTATTACCAAAAGGTATTAAAGTAATCTCACCTAGAGGGAAACAGTTTCTAAATGAGGACATTGACGAACTATTATTGGCAAGGTATTTAGGAAAGATGCAAAGAAGGGCTGGAATGAAAACAAAGGGCCCTACTAAGTTTACAAAAGAAGATAATTTAAAATTTGTTGAGAAATTCGAAAAAATTTTGTCTAACGTAGAAGGAATTTAG
- a CDS encoding YqzL family protein, protein MLDFSWKVFSMTGSVDTYLILKEIERDTTQSTEEFGEKLDEIDTPTN, encoded by the coding sequence ATGTTAGATTTTTCCTGGAAGGTATTTTCGATGACAGGTAGCGTCGACACTTACTTAATATTAAAGGAAATTGAAAGAGACACTACGCAATCAACAGAGGAGTTCGGAGAGAAGCTAGATGAAATAGACACTCCTACAAATTGA
- a CDS encoding YqfQ family protein: MYPMPTPQMPPYAPGPSMLARGFFQGGAHQLSHVPLQQGMVGQSGGLLSKLFGGAQAGGGGLNNILGMIQNAQKAIGVVQQVSPMVQQYAPFVKSLPALISMMRNSNSEDSADESEATEEKPVKLTGGKKKAIANEKKQQGKPKTKKKHTNRNKKPKPLNINKTPVRKAPKEITKGVPAPKLYI; encoded by the coding sequence ATGTATCCAATGCCAACACCGCAAATGCCACCATATGCTCCTGGCCCTTCAATGTTAGCACGGGGGTTTTTTCAGGGAGGCGCACACCAGCTAAGTCATGTACCTCTACAACAAGGGATGGTTGGTCAATCAGGTGGTTTGTTATCAAAACTGTTTGGTGGTGCACAAGCTGGAGGAGGGGGCTTGAATAATATATTAGGTATGATTCAAAACGCCCAAAAAGCCATTGGTGTCGTTCAACAAGTAAGTCCAATGGTACAGCAATACGCACCGTTTGTGAAATCTCTACCTGCTCTTATTAGTATGATGAGAAATAGTAATTCAGAGGATTCAGCAGACGAAAGCGAAGCAACCGAAGAAAAACCTGTAAAACTAACTGGTGGTAAGAAGAAAGCTATAGCAAATGAAAAAAAGCAACAAGGAAAACCAAAAACTAAGAAAAAACATACTAATCGAAACAAGAAGCCAAAACCTTTAAACATCAACAAAACACCAGTCAGAAAAGCACCAAAAGAAATTACAAAGGGAGTTCCTGCTCCTAAGTTATATATTTAA
- a CDS encoding pyruvate, water dikinase regulatory protein — MQIINHPIVYVVSDSVGETAELVVKAAASQFNHSMIDIRRIPYVEDNETIEEVVTLAQEVNAIIAFTLVIPDKKQYLIDLAEKAGVTTVDIIGPMMGKLQDLTKKEPRYEPGLVHKLDEDYFRKVEAIEFAVKYDDGRDPRGIMRADVVLVGVSRTSKTPLSQYLAHKRLKVANVPLVPEVEPPAELFTISPKKCVGLTISPEKLNDIRAERLKALGLKAEANYANMERIKLELDYAEKIMTRIGCPVINVSNKAVEETANLIWNMFNGK, encoded by the coding sequence ATGCAGATAATCAATCATCCAATAGTCTATGTAGTATCCGATTCTGTCGGGGAAACAGCAGAATTAGTTGTCAAAGCAGCTGCTAGTCAATTTAATCATTCTATGATCGATATCAGGAGAATTCCTTACGTTGAAGATAATGAAACGATTGAAGAAGTAGTGACTTTAGCTCAAGAAGTAAATGCGATTATCGCATTTACGTTAGTAATTCCAGATAAAAAGCAGTATCTAATTGACCTAGCTGAAAAGGCTGGCGTTACAACAGTTGATATTATTGGTCCAATGATGGGGAAACTTCAGGACTTAACTAAGAAAGAGCCTAGATACGAACCAGGTCTAGTTCATAAGCTTGATGAAGATTACTTTAGAAAAGTTGAAGCGATCGAATTTGCTGTAAAGTACGATGATGGCAGGGACCCACGAGGTATTATGAGAGCAGATGTTGTTTTAGTAGGGGTATCTAGAACATCTAAGACTCCACTTTCACAATATTTAGCCCATAAACGTTTAAAGGTAGCGAACGTTCCTCTCGTTCCTGAAGTAGAACCGCCAGCCGAACTCTTTACAATTTCTCCAAAGAAATGTGTTGGATTAACAATTAGTCCAGAGAAACTAAATGATATTCGTGCTGAAAGGTTAAAAGCACTTGGACTAAAAGCGGAAGCAAACTATGCAAATATGGAAAGAATTAAGTTAGAGCTTGATTATGCAGAGAAGATTATGACAAGAATTGGCTGCCCGGTGATCAATGTTTCTAACAAAGCTGTTGAAGAAACTGCAAATTTGATTTGGAATATGTTTAATGGGAAATAA
- a CDS encoding 4-hydroxy-3-methylbut-2-enyl diphosphate reductase yields the protein MEVIKISPRGYCYGVVDAMVLARQTAKNLDLPRPIYILGMIVHNKHVTDAFSEDGIITLDGPNRLEILKKVDKGTVIFTAHGISPEVRKIAREKGLTTVDATCPDVTKTHDLISEKTKEGYHVIYIGKKHHPEPEGAIGVAPNHVHLVENVSDVEKLDLTSERIIITNQTTMSQWDVSHIMKAALDKYPHAEIHNEICLATQVRQEAVAEQAKEADLLIVVGDPKSNNSNRLAQVSQEIAGTTAYRIADISELELSWLKDVKKVAVTSGASTPTPITKEVINFLEQYDAEDPSTWTIERKVPINKILPKVKD from the coding sequence GTGGAAGTAATAAAAATTTCTCCCCGTGGCTACTGTTATGGTGTGGTAGATGCAATGGTTCTAGCTAGGCAAACAGCTAAGAATTTAGATTTACCAAGGCCAATATATATTTTAGGTATGATTGTTCATAATAAGCATGTTACTGATGCTTTCTCTGAGGATGGTATCATTACATTAGATGGGCCCAATCGTCTTGAAATCCTTAAAAAAGTTGATAAAGGAACTGTTATTTTTACAGCCCATGGTATTTCTCCGGAAGTACGAAAAATTGCAAGAGAAAAAGGCCTTACAACAGTTGATGCAACCTGCCCTGATGTAACAAAGACCCACGACCTAATCTCAGAAAAAACAAAAGAAGGTTATCATGTTATTTATATCGGCAAGAAACATCATCCTGAACCTGAAGGAGCTATTGGTGTCGCTCCAAACCATGTTCACCTTGTTGAAAATGTCTCAGATGTAGAAAAACTTGATTTGACTAGTGAACGTATCATTATTACTAATCAAACGACCATGAGCCAATGGGATGTCTCTCACATCATGAAGGCTGCGCTAGACAAATATCCGCATGCTGAAATCCATAATGAAATATGCCTCGCGACCCAAGTTCGTCAAGAAGCAGTAGCCGAGCAGGCAAAAGAGGCTGATCTTCTTATCGTCGTTGGGGATCCAAAAAGTAATAACTCCAATCGACTAGCTCAAGTATCTCAGGAAATTGCTGGCACTACCGCCTACCGCATTGCTGATATTTCTGAGTTAGAATTATCATGGCTTAAAGATGTAAAAAAAGTAGCGGTTACGAGTGGCGCTTCAACACCTACACCAATTACCAAAGAAGTAATCAATTTCTTAGAGCAATATGATGCTGAAGATCCTTCTACCTGGACGATTGAAAGAAAAGTTCCTATAAATAAAATTCTACCAAAAGTTAAAGACTAA
- a CDS encoding CHC2 zinc finger domain-containing protein produces the protein MGSRISEEKIEKIRNSVDIVDVISEYVQLKKQGRNLIGLCPFHGENTPSFSVSPEKQLYHCFGCGAGGNAFSFLMAIEGYEFLDSVKHLAARVNIDLPELEKSEPTNASNELNSMIAGNELAAKLYHHLLMNTEQGKDALNYLVNRGFTKEMINHFSIGFAPDSWETLTHFFQKRNVPLNYMEQIGLLAKRDFDGKLFDRFRNRVMFPIWSKDGKVIGFGGRV, from the coding sequence ATGGGAAGTAGAATTTCTGAAGAAAAAATCGAAAAGATAAGAAATTCTGTAGACATTGTTGATGTGATTAGTGAATATGTTCAATTAAAGAAACAAGGACGAAACCTAATTGGTTTATGTCCGTTTCACGGGGAAAACACACCTAGCTTTTCAGTGTCACCAGAAAAACAACTGTATCATTGTTTTGGTTGTGGGGCAGGTGGCAATGCGTTTTCCTTCCTAATGGCAATTGAGGGATATGAATTTCTAGACTCTGTAAAACATTTAGCCGCAAGGGTTAACATTGATTTACCAGAATTAGAAAAAAGTGAACCTACAAATGCGTCTAATGAACTTAATTCGATGATTGCTGGTAACGAACTAGCAGCTAAGCTCTATCATCATCTATTAATGAATACAGAACAAGGGAAGGATGCCTTAAACTACTTAGTAAATAGAGGCTTCACAAAAGAAATGATAAATCATTTCTCAATTGGCTTTGCGCCTGATTCCTGGGAAACTTTAACACATTTTTTTCAGAAGAGAAATGTCCCACTAAATTATATGGAACAAATTGGCCTACTTGCTAAACGAGACTTTGATGGGAAACTGTTTGATCGTTTTCGAAATAGGGTCATGTTTCCAATCTGGAGCAAGGATGGTAAGGTCATTGGTTTTGGTGGAAGAGTTTAG
- a CDS encoding helix-turn-helix transcriptional regulator, with protein sequence MEAVIKIELNTRQELILQIVKDNGPITGEQIAERLSLTRATLRPDLAILTMAGYLDARPRVGYFYTGKSGSRLLTERLTKLTVQQYQSIPVVVTDSSSVYDAICTMFLEDVGTLFVVDQESSLVGVLSRKDLLRASIGKQMLETIPVSIIMTRMPNVTICYKEDLIIDVAKKLIEKQIDALPVVKNENGTKFEVVGRITKTNITKAIVDLANDELV encoded by the coding sequence ATGGAGGCGGTGATAAAAATCGAACTAAATACAAGGCAAGAACTTATTTTGCAAATCGTAAAAGATAATGGCCCGATAACAGGAGAACAAATAGCTGAAAGACTCTCCTTGACTAGGGCTACATTGCGTCCAGATTTAGCTATTTTAACGATGGCTGGTTACTTGGATGCTCGCCCAAGAGTAGGTTACTTTTACACTGGGAAAAGTGGTAGCAGACTTTTAACTGAGAGATTAACAAAGTTAACAGTACAACAATATCAGTCTATTCCAGTGGTTGTTACAGATTCTTCTTCTGTATATGATGCTATTTGCACCATGTTTTTAGAAGATGTTGGTACGTTATTTGTTGTAGATCAAGAATCATCACTAGTGGGCGTCCTATCGAGAAAAGATTTATTAAGAGCAAGTATAGGAAAACAAATGCTCGAGACAATCCCGGTGAGTATTATTATGACAAGAATGCCAAATGTAACGATTTGTTATAAGGAAGATCTAATTATTGATGTAGCAAAGAAACTTATTGAGAAACAAATTGATGCACTTCCGGTAGTAAAAAATGAAAATGGTACGAAATTTGAGGTTGTCGGGAGAATAACGAAAACGAATATTACTAAAGCGATTGTAGATCTCGCAAATGATGAATTGGTTTAA
- the recO gene encoding DNA repair protein RecO yields the protein MLQKVEGIVIRTTDYGESNKILTLYTRELGKIGVMARGAKRPKSRLSSISQLFTHGQFVFQKTSGLGVLNQGEMIKSFRDIREDIFLTAYAAYNVELLDKLTEQNDINPYLYELLYQTLNYIDEGLDYEILTRIFEVKMLKVAGIGLHVDGCSHCGSTEGEFSFSIKEGGFLCHRCVHMDERTLKMNAATAKLLRLFYHFDLNRLGSISVKNETKAQLKQILEAYFEAYSGLYLKSKRFLNQIDKMKIE from the coding sequence ATGCTTCAAAAAGTAGAGGGAATTGTTATTCGTACAACCGATTATGGTGAATCGAATAAGATCCTAACATTGTATACTAGAGAATTAGGGAAAATTGGAGTGATGGCTCGTGGTGCTAAACGCCCAAAGAGCCGTCTTTCTTCAATATCGCAATTATTTACTCACGGACAGTTTGTGTTTCAAAAAACCTCAGGACTTGGTGTTTTAAACCAAGGGGAAATGATAAAATCCTTTCGTGATATACGAGAAGATATTTTTTTAACAGCTTATGCAGCTTATAACGTAGAATTGTTAGATAAATTAACAGAGCAAAATGATATTAATCCGTATTTATACGAGTTACTATATCAAACGTTAAATTACATCGATGAGGGTTTAGATTATGAGATCTTGACTAGAATTTTCGAAGTGAAAATGTTAAAAGTTGCAGGAATTGGATTACATGTAGATGGTTGTTCGCATTGTGGTTCAACTGAAGGAGAATTTTCTTTTTCGATAAAAGAAGGAGGGTTTCTCTGTCACCGCTGTGTACATATGGATGAAAGAACACTAAAAATGAATGCCGCTACTGCTAAATTGCTACGGCTATTTTATCATTTCGATTTAAATCGCTTAGGTTCAATCTCAGTCAAGAACGAAACAAAAGCGCAGTTGAAACAAATTTTAGAAGCGTATTTTGAGGCATATTCAGGACTATATCTAAAAAGTAAACGGTTTTTAAATCAGATAGATAAAATGAAAATTGAATAA
- a CDS encoding CarD family transcriptional regulator: MFNIGDHVVYPYHGAGTIRDIEEKEVLGEKLSYFVLYFPLNDVTLMLPENRINSSGLRKVIEENQLDELIYALQNGIQTKNENPKQYSRENENLLKTGNIIDAAHVIANLSLKEFERTNGLHIQDRKNLDKAKQFIVSELMLANEMTEEEAYAFIDKNVQISQGA, encoded by the coding sequence ATGTTCAATATAGGTGATCACGTTGTCTATCCATATCACGGTGCCGGAACAATTCGCGACATCGAGGAAAAGGAAGTTTTAGGGGAGAAATTATCCTACTTTGTTTTATATTTCCCTTTAAATGATGTTACATTAATGCTTCCTGAAAATCGAATCAATAGTTCTGGTTTAAGAAAAGTTATTGAAGAAAATCAACTAGATGAACTAATTTATGCACTTCAAAACGGTATTCAAACTAAGAATGAAAATCCTAAGCAATACTCTAGAGAAAATGAGAATTTATTAAAAACAGGGAATATTATTGATGCAGCACATGTTATTGCTAACCTGAGTCTAAAGGAATTTGAAAGAACAAATGGACTTCATATTCAGGATCGTAAAAACTTAGATAAGGCAAAGCAATTCATTGTGAGTGAGTTAATGCTTGCAAATGAAATGACAGAAGAAGAGGCATACGCTTTTATTGATAAAAACGTACAAATTTCACAAGGTGCTTAA
- a CDS encoding tRNA (adenine(22)-N(1))-methyltransferase TrmK, whose translation MNESNLSKRLKLVAEQIPTGSRLADIGSDHAYLPCFAFKHGIITAAIAGEVNDGPFHSAVDQVNKLNYQDHISVRKGNGLEVIAEGEVDVITIAGMGGPLIASILEAGKTKLEGVKRLVLQPNVAANQIRVWLEANGWTLINELILEEDGIIYEILTAERHGENPYSVANYQLELLLGPILMKIRNEIFIKKWTNEITEWRKILTQFEKAKPTPEVQNKKQELVERIRSVEEVLK comes from the coding sequence ATGAATGAGAGTAATTTATCAAAACGATTAAAATTAGTAGCAGAACAAATTCCGACTGGTAGTAGGTTAGCTGATATTGGTTCAGATCATGCTTATTTGCCTTGTTTTGCTTTTAAACATGGCATAATTACTGCGGCGATAGCTGGTGAAGTAAACGATGGACCATTTCATTCTGCCGTTGATCAGGTAAACAAACTAAACTATCAAGACCATATATCGGTCAGAAAAGGAAACGGGTTAGAAGTCATTGCTGAAGGAGAGGTAGACGTAATAACCATTGCAGGAATGGGTGGGCCGTTAATTGCATCAATTTTGGAAGCAGGTAAGACGAAGTTAGAGGGTGTAAAACGGCTAGTATTACAACCAAATGTAGCTGCAAATCAAATTAGAGTTTGGCTTGAAGCAAATGGGTGGACCCTCATCAATGAGCTAATTCTTGAAGAAGATGGAATTATATATGAAATCTTAACTGCGGAAAGGCACGGGGAAAACCCATATAGCGTAGCTAATTATCAGTTAGAGTTATTATTGGGGCCAATCCTGATGAAAATTCGTAATGAGATTTTTATAAAAAAATGGACAAATGAAATCACAGAATGGCGTAAAATTCTAACTCAATTTGAAAAAGCGAAGCCAACTCCTGAAGTGCAAAACAAAAAACAGGAGTTAGTAGAGCGAATAAGAAGTGTTGAGGAGGTATTAAAATGA